In Streptomyces sp. 840.1, one DNA window encodes the following:
- the efeU gene encoding iron uptake transporter permease EfeU: MFSNFLIGLREGLEASLVVCILIAYLVKTGNRNRLKPIWVGVGIAVVVSLAFGAGLEFGSQEMTFKAQEALGGSLSILSVGLVTWMVFWMRRTARHLKAELHGKLDAALAMGTGALVATALLAVGREGLETSLFVWRAVHAADDGWHPMIGAVLGIAAAVVLGWLFYRGALKINLAKFFTWTGGMLVVVAAGVLAYGVHDLQEAEFLGGLQNRAFDISATIPPDSWYGTLLKGTFNFQPDPTVLQITVWALYLIPTLALFLAPVGFARSVGATDQKAQKATDEKSEAGSAGDGARGGDGAEHDGERMRDGARRAGSRAGGDGV; the protein is encoded by the coding sequence GTGTTCAGTAACTTCCTGATCGGCCTGCGCGAGGGCCTTGAGGCCAGCCTGGTCGTCTGCATTCTCATCGCCTACCTGGTGAAGACCGGAAACCGGAACAGGCTGAAGCCCATCTGGGTCGGCGTCGGCATCGCGGTCGTCGTCAGCCTGGCGTTCGGCGCGGGGCTCGAATTCGGCTCCCAGGAGATGACGTTCAAGGCGCAGGAGGCGCTCGGCGGCTCGCTGTCGATCCTCTCGGTCGGCCTGGTCACCTGGATGGTCTTCTGGATGCGGCGCACCGCCCGGCACCTGAAGGCGGAGCTGCACGGCAAGCTCGACGCGGCGCTCGCGATGGGCACCGGCGCCCTCGTCGCCACGGCGCTGCTCGCGGTGGGCCGGGAGGGACTTGAGACCTCGCTGTTCGTGTGGCGCGCGGTGCACGCGGCGGACGACGGCTGGCATCCGATGATCGGCGCGGTGCTGGGCATCGCCGCCGCCGTGGTGCTGGGGTGGCTGTTCTACCGGGGCGCGCTGAAGATCAACCTGGCGAAGTTCTTCACCTGGACCGGCGGCATGCTGGTGGTCGTCGCGGCGGGCGTCCTCGCCTACGGGGTGCACGACCTGCAGGAGGCCGAGTTCCTGGGCGGTCTGCAGAACCGGGCGTTCGACATCAGCGCCACGATCCCGCCGGACAGCTGGTACGGCACGCTGCTGAAGGGCACCTTCAACTTCCAGCCCGATCCGACGGTTCTCCAGATCACGGTGTGGGCGCTGTACCTGATCCCCACGCTCGCGCTCTTCCTCGCCCCGGTAGGGTTCGCACGGTCAGTGGGGGCGACGGATCAGAAGGCGCAGAAAGCAACGGATGAGAAGTCTGAGGCCGGTTCGGCTGGCGACGGGGCTCGCGGCGGCGACGGTGCTGAGCATGACGGCGAGCGGATGCGTGACGGTGCACGGCGAGCTGGAAGTCGTGCCGGCGGCGACGGAGTCTGA
- the efeB gene encoding iron uptake transporter deferrochelatase/peroxidase subunit, with amino-acid sequence MSEDTQNTAGESPDPGSPATPGPGGAPSRRALLGWGGAGLALGAVAAGGAVAAVRSDDAPVPAADSGAAVPFHGAHQAGIATAVQDRLHFAAFDVTTKDRAELVALLKEWTRAAERMTAGHAVGDGAYGGLAEAPPDDTGEALGLKPSRLTLTIGFGPTLFAKGRFGLEDRRPDALVDLPKFPGDNLDAARSGGDLCVQACADDPQVAVHAIRNLARIGMGRTAIRWSQLGFGKTSSTTPGAQTPRNMMGFKDGTRNISGTDTAALDKHVWVGGKDRAGWMTGGSYLVARRIRMHIETWDRAPLQEQEDVFGRDKGEGAPVGKAKERDEPFLKAMLPTAHVRLAHPDSNAGATILRRGYSFTDGTDGLGRLDAGLFFLAYQRDTREAFVPLQRRLAAHDALNEYIQHVGSAHFAVPPGVRDKDDWWGRTLFS; translated from the coding sequence ATGTCCGAGGACACGCAGAACACGGCCGGCGAGAGCCCGGACCCCGGGTCCCCGGCCACCCCGGGCCCCGGCGGCGCCCCCTCACGGCGGGCGCTGCTCGGCTGGGGCGGCGCCGGACTCGCGCTCGGCGCGGTGGCGGCCGGCGGCGCGGTCGCCGCGGTCCGCTCCGACGACGCACCGGTCCCGGCCGCGGACAGCGGGGCGGCGGTGCCGTTCCACGGTGCGCACCAGGCCGGGATCGCCACCGCCGTCCAGGACCGGCTGCACTTCGCCGCGTTCGACGTGACCACGAAGGACCGGGCCGAACTCGTCGCGCTGCTCAAGGAGTGGACCCGGGCCGCCGAGCGGATGACGGCCGGGCACGCGGTCGGCGACGGTGCGTACGGGGGTCTGGCGGAGGCCCCGCCGGACGACACGGGCGAGGCGCTGGGCCTCAAGCCGTCCCGGCTGACGCTGACCATCGGCTTCGGCCCCACGCTGTTCGCCAAGGGGCGCTTCGGCCTGGAGGACAGGCGGCCCGACGCGCTCGTCGATCTGCCGAAGTTCCCCGGCGACAACCTCGACGCGGCCCGCAGCGGCGGCGATCTGTGCGTCCAGGCCTGCGCGGACGACCCGCAGGTGGCGGTGCACGCCATCCGCAACCTGGCAAGGATCGGCATGGGCCGCACCGCGATCCGCTGGTCCCAGCTGGGCTTCGGCAAGACGTCGTCCACGACGCCCGGCGCCCAGACCCCCCGCAACATGATGGGCTTCAAGGACGGCACCCGGAACATCTCCGGCACCGACACCGCCGCCCTGGACAAGCACGTCTGGGTCGGCGGGAAGGACCGGGCGGGCTGGATGACCGGGGGCTCCTATCTGGTGGCCCGGCGCATCCGGATGCACATCGAGACCTGGGACCGCGCCCCGCTCCAGGAGCAGGAGGACGTCTTCGGCCGCGACAAGGGCGAGGGCGCCCCGGTCGGCAAGGCCAAGGAGCGCGACGAGCCGTTCCTGAAGGCGATGCTGCCGACCGCCCACGTACGGCTCGCGCACCCCGACAGCAACGCAGGGGCGACGATCCTGCGGCGCGGCTACTCCTTCACCGACGGGACGGACGGTCTGGGCCGTCTCGACGCCGGGCTGTTCTTCCTGGCGTACCAACGCGACACCCGGGAGGCGTTCGTGCCGCTCCAGCGCCGCCTGGCGGCGCACGACGCGCTCAACGAGTACATCCAGCACGTGGGTTCGGCGCACTTCGCCGTCCCGCCGGGCGTCCGCGACAAGGACGACTGGTGGGGCCGGACGCTGTTCTCGTAG
- the efeO gene encoding iron uptake system protein EfeO — MRAVRLSVVTAAATVAALTAVTGCAEKSDGKGDGAVQVVAKDDSCEVSKTKLPAGHVELAVQNKGSKVTEVYVLFPDDRIVAERENIGPGTKATITAEIKAGSYEIACKPGMKGHGIRQKLEISGGSAAKRSPEMDKAVAAYRTYVQDQADATLPKAKVFTDAVAAGDIEAAKKAYAESRLGWERTEPVAESFGDIDPKVDVRADGLEDGQKWTGWHRLEKALWQDKKLGAEEKALAPALQKDLLDWQKRVGTAEITPTSMANGAKELLDEVATGKVTGEEERYSHTDLIDFKANVEGAEKSYELLKPIASKNDAALSATLDKRFAELNKLLDTYRKDKTSYEFTSYEKVGKADRKDLSDAVNALAEPLSRLAAAVTK; from the coding sequence ATGCGAGCCGTTCGTCTCTCCGTCGTCACCGCTGCCGCCACCGTGGCCGCCCTGACCGCTGTCACGGGCTGCGCCGAGAAGAGCGACGGCAAGGGGGACGGCGCCGTGCAGGTCGTCGCGAAGGACGACTCCTGCGAGGTGTCGAAGACGAAGCTGCCGGCCGGTCACGTCGAACTGGCCGTCCAGAACAAGGGATCCAAGGTCACCGAGGTCTACGTCCTGTTCCCGGACGACCGCATCGTCGCCGAGCGCGAGAACATCGGCCCCGGCACCAAGGCCACCATCACGGCGGAGATCAAGGCCGGTTCGTACGAGATCGCCTGCAAGCCCGGCATGAAGGGCCACGGCATCCGGCAGAAGCTGGAGATCAGCGGGGGCAGCGCGGCCAAGCGCAGCCCCGAGATGGACAAGGCCGTCGCCGCCTACCGCACCTACGTCCAGGACCAGGCCGACGCGACGCTGCCCAAGGCGAAGGTCTTCACGGACGCGGTCGCCGCCGGGGACATCGAGGCCGCCAAGAAGGCGTACGCCGAATCCCGGCTCGGCTGGGAGCGGACCGAGCCCGTCGCGGAGTCCTTCGGTGACATCGACCCGAAGGTCGACGTCCGCGCGGACGGCCTGGAGGACGGCCAGAAGTGGACCGGCTGGCACCGCCTGGAGAAGGCGCTGTGGCAGGACAAGAAGCTGGGCGCCGAGGAGAAGGCACTCGCCCCGGCCCTCCAGAAGGACCTGCTCGACTGGCAGAAGCGCGTCGGCACGGCGGAGATCACCCCGACCTCGATGGCCAACGGCGCCAAGGAACTCCTCGACGAGGTCGCGACCGGCAAGGTCACCGGCGAGGAGGAGCGCTACAGCCACACCGACCTGATCGACTTCAAGGCCAACGTCGAGGGTGCCGAGAAGTCCTACGAGCTGCTGAAGCCGATCGCCTCGAAGAACGACGCGGCCCTGTCGGCCACCCTGGACAAGCGGTTCGCGGAGCTGAACAAGCTGCTGGACACCTACCGCAAGGACAAGACGTCCTACGAGTTCACCTCGTACGAGAAGGTCGGCAAGGCGGACCGCAAGGACCTGTCCGACGCGGTCAACGCACTGGCCGAGCCGCTCTCCAGGCTCGCCGCCGCGGTCACCAAGTAA
- a CDS encoding heme ABC transporter ATP-binding protein, with translation MRSLRNLFAVRDRLLPAPVAPGAPVAEVSGLRVRLGGRQVLDSVGLTVHAGEVLALVGPNGAGKSTLLAALAADLPAGSGTVRIDGRPVGEWSAPELALRRAVLPQSAALSFPFPVADVVRMGRAPWAGTEREDEDGPAVRAAMAATEVTEFAARPFSALSGGERARVALARVLAQRAPLLLLDEPTAALDLRHQELVLRICQERAAAGDAVVVVLHDLGLAAAYADRAAVLHDGRIAVVGPPAEVFTGALLGEVYRQPVEVFPHPRTGAPLVVPDRSA, from the coding sequence ATGAGATCGCTGCGGAACCTCTTCGCGGTGCGCGACCGGCTGCTGCCCGCCCCGGTCGCCCCCGGCGCCCCGGTCGCGGAGGTGAGCGGGCTGCGGGTCCGGCTGGGCGGGCGCCAGGTGCTCGACTCCGTCGGGCTGACGGTGCACGCGGGCGAGGTGCTGGCGCTCGTCGGCCCGAACGGGGCCGGGAAGTCGACGCTGCTGGCCGCGCTCGCCGCGGACCTGCCCGCCGGGAGCGGCACGGTACGGATCGACGGGCGGCCGGTGGGCGAGTGGTCCGCGCCGGAACTCGCCCTGCGCCGCGCGGTGCTGCCGCAGTCCGCCGCGCTCTCCTTCCCGTTCCCGGTGGCGGACGTCGTACGGATGGGGCGGGCGCCCTGGGCCGGTACGGAGCGCGAGGACGAGGACGGTCCGGCGGTCCGGGCGGCGATGGCGGCCACCGAGGTCACCGAGTTCGCCGCACGCCCCTTCTCCGCACTGTCCGGCGGCGAGCGGGCCCGGGTCGCGCTGGCCCGGGTGCTGGCGCAGCGCGCCCCGCTGCTGCTGCTCGACGAGCCGACCGCGGCGCTGGACCTGCGCCACCAGGAACTCGTGCTGCGGATCTGCCAGGAGCGGGCCGCCGCCGGTGACGCGGTGGTGGTGGTCCTGCACGATCTGGGGCTGGCCGCCGCGTACGCGGACCGGGCCGCCGTGCTGCACGACGGGCGGATCGCGGTGGTGGGGCCGCCCGCCGAGGTGTTCACGGGTGCGTTGCTCGGCGAGGTCTACCGGCAGCCGGTCGAGGTGTTCCCGCATCCGCGCACCGGGGCGCCGCTCGTGGTGCCCGACCGGAGCGCTTGA